Proteins from a genomic interval of Arachis hypogaea cultivar Tifrunner chromosome 10, arahy.Tifrunner.gnm2.J5K5, whole genome shotgun sequence:
- the LOC112716337 gene encoding uncharacterized protein, with protein MAVSSPSSCSSPSILSPLILNTKTNLGSSSSNSSPFPHLFTFSSSRTNNRPLSLIVSSYTKSENGLASKDKKILLEKYGYDVDADDYFSQSSSKSKRRKEQPKMKRGKQVKEDSAEEAKPPRTTHKLLQVLGGTARRTKLLSPKGMDVRPMMEVVKGAAFDILQAAGGCPASLRPGRWLDLYSGTGSVGIEALSRGCSEVHFVEMDPWVVSDVLRLNLEATGFLDASIIHTVRVEKFFERADQFVGNSGPFDYISVTPPYTQVDYGVLMRQISESSLVGEDTFIVVEYPLKTDMLDSCGCLVKITDRRFGRTLLAIYGPTWAQKKRR; from the exons ATGGcggtttcttctccttcttcttgttcttcaccTTCAATACTCTCACCTCTCATTCTAAACACCAAAACAAATCTTGGTTCATCATCATCAAATTCTTCTCCTTTTCCTCATCTCTTCACTTTCTCTTCTTCTCGCACCAATAATCGACCCCTCTCTCTCATAGTCTCATCTTACACTA AATCGGAAAATGGATTGGCGAgtaaagataaaaaaatcttaCTTGAGAAATATGGTTACGATGTTGATGCTGACGACTACTTTTCTCAATCGTCTTCCAAG TCCAAGAGGAGAAAGGAGCAACCTAAGATGAAGAGAGGGAAGCAAGTGAAAGAAGATTCAGCAGAGGAAGCTAAGCCTCCAAGGACTACACATAAGTTGCTTCAG GTTCTTGGAGGGACGGCTCGAAGGACGAAGCTGCTCTCACCAAAGGGCATGGATGTGCGCCCCATGATGGAAGTGGTAAAAGGTGCAGCATTTGATATATTACAG GCGGCTGGTGGCTGTCCTGCATCATTGAGACCAGGGCGCTGGTTAGACTTGTACAGCGGTACAGGTTCTGTTGGTATTGAAGCTCTCAGCCGAGGATGTTCCGAG GTGCATTTTGTGGAGATGGATCCTTGGGTTGTATCGGATGTTTTGCGTCTAAATTTAGAGGCGACTGGATTCCTTGATGCCTCAATTATACATACTGTCCGTGTCGAAAAATTCTTTGAACGGGCAGATCAATTTGTAG GAAACAGTGGCCCATTTGATTACATCAGTGTCACCCCTCCATACACACAAGTTGACTATGGGGTGCTCATGAGGCAAATTTCAGAGTCATCCTTGGTTGGAGAAGACACTTTTATT GTTGTTGAGTATCCTTTAAAAACCGACATGTTGGATTCATGCGGGTGCCTTGTAAAG ATAACCGATAGGCGATTTGGCCGGACTCTCTTGGCGATTTACGGACCAACATGGGCTCAAAAGAAGAGGAGATGA